From one Gemmatimonadaceae bacterium genomic stretch:
- a CDS encoding VOC family protein produces the protein MTNSAKLNATTLGCSITCKDLQASLRWYSDAIGFAVDQSFEYEGKVVAAVISAGDIRIVLNQDDGKLGWDRVKGQGFYLQINVPTPADVDATAARITASGWTLLSEPADRPWGARMFQFNDPDGFKLGVSTPLHG, from the coding sequence ATGACCAATTCCGCCAAGCTCAACGCGACTACACTGGGCTGCTCAATCACTTGCAAGGATCTCCAGGCCTCCCTCCGCTGGTATAGCGATGCCATCGGTTTTGCCGTGGACCAATCGTTCGAGTACGAAGGCAAGGTTGTCGCCGCCGTCATCAGCGCGGGCGATATCCGCATTGTCCTCAATCAGGACGATGGCAAGCTCGGCTGGGACCGCGTCAAAGGGCAGGGGTTCTACCTGCAGATCAATGTGCCGACGCCCGCCGATGTCGACGCGACCGCCGCTCGGATCACCGCGTCCGGCTGGACGCTCCTCAGTGAGCCGGCCGACCGTCCCTGGGGCGCGCGGATGTTCCAGTTCAACGATCCGGACGGGTTCAAGCTGGGTGTGTCAACGCCGCTCCATGGGTAA
- a CDS encoding cupin domain-containing protein, translating into MRVAREQVDVRMAIPGVVIRQQKNFGNVRGFDRISAEYFSLAAGVDTTELFKGLKHDLCQCPHWGYVLSGALTTTDEHGVEETVRMNDLFHWPAGHNVRVDADAEIVMFSPEHEHSQVIDHMIAKVST; encoded by the coding sequence ATGCGAGTAGCCCGAGAGCAGGTGGACGTACGGATGGCAATCCCCGGCGTCGTGATCCGTCAACAGAAGAATTTTGGCAATGTGCGCGGATTCGACCGGATCAGTGCCGAATACTTCTCGCTCGCGGCGGGCGTGGACACCACGGAGCTGTTCAAGGGGCTTAAACATGATCTCTGCCAGTGCCCGCACTGGGGTTATGTGCTGTCGGGAGCGCTCACCACCACTGACGAGCATGGCGTTGAGGAGACTGTGCGCATGAACGACTTGTTCCATTGGCCGGCCGGACACAACGTTCGCGTGGACGCCGACGCGGAGATCGTGATGTTCAGCCCGGAACATGAGCACAGTCAGGTAATTGACCACATGATTGCGAAGGTCTCCACCTGA
- a CDS encoding TetR family transcriptional regulator C-terminal domain-containing protein translates to MTNATKQRLLDVGLAMLLEHGYHGLGIQAVLEAARAPKGSFYHHFADKEDFALHVIDQYMVGVHAGLDACLGSTDRPPLARVRLFFEMTQQAYEREGYLGCLLGGLGQELSGANEVFRVRIEQCLSQIAERTGACLEEARRAGEIPANTDTTRMASLLVDCWEGAALRSRLRGEPSSLTAMLDFFFRSAEVAGRAF, encoded by the coding sequence CTGACGAACGCCACCAAGCAGCGCTTGCTCGACGTTGGCCTCGCCATGCTCCTTGAGCATGGGTACCACGGCCTGGGTATCCAGGCCGTGCTGGAGGCCGCGCGTGCGCCCAAGGGTTCGTTCTATCACCACTTTGCCGACAAAGAGGACTTTGCCCTCCACGTCATCGACCAGTACATGGTGGGGGTGCACGCGGGGCTCGACGCCTGTCTCGGATCGACTGATCGGCCGCCATTGGCGCGGGTGCGCCTTTTCTTCGAGATGACGCAGCAGGCCTATGAGCGAGAAGGGTACCTGGGCTGCCTGCTCGGCGGCCTCGGGCAGGAGCTCTCGGGAGCCAACGAGGTCTTTCGCGTCCGTATCGAGCAGTGCCTCTCGCAGATCGCCGAGCGGACCGGTGCATGTCTCGAGGAGGCGCGTCGCGCTGGTGAGATTCCGGCGAACACGGACACCACGCGAATGGCAAGCCTCCTCGTGGATTGCTGGGAAGGTGCCGCGCTGCGCAGTCGACTTCGCGGTGAGCCGTCCTCGCTCACCGCCATGCTCGACTTCTTTTTTCGTTCGGCTGAGGTCGCGGGACGTGCGTTCTGA
- a CDS encoding DUF4199 domain-containing protein has product MKKTVWTYGLIAGGIFAVLMLTTAVFQDRIGFEAGEILGFTTMIAAFLMVFFGIRSYRDQVLDGTIAFGRAFKVGLLITLIACVCYVATWEVVYYNFMPDFAEKYAAQVVDKAKASGKSDAEIAEQTRKMETFKEQYKNPLVNISYTFVEVFPVGLVVVLVSAGILSRRKRVLTGRVVA; this is encoded by the coding sequence ATGAAGAAGACAGTCTGGACGTACGGCCTGATCGCTGGCGGAATATTCGCGGTCCTGATGCTCACCACTGCCGTCTTCCAGGATCGCATCGGCTTTGAAGCCGGCGAGATCCTGGGCTTCACCACCATGATCGCCGCCTTCCTCATGGTGTTCTTTGGCATTCGGTCGTATCGCGATCAGGTCCTGGACGGCACCATCGCCTTCGGCCGGGCGTTCAAGGTGGGCCTGCTCATCACCCTCATTGCCTGTGTCTGTTACGTGGCCACCTGGGAGGTGGTGTACTACAACTTCATGCCGGACTTCGCCGAGAAGTACGCGGCGCAGGTGGTGGACAAGGCGAAGGCGTCGGGCAAATCCGACGCCGAAATTGCCGAACAGACCCGCAAGATGGAAACGTTCAAGGAGCAGTACAAGAATCCGCTCGTGAACATCTCGTACACGTTTGTTGAGGTCTTTCCGGTGGGTCTGGTGGTGGTGCTGGTCAGCGCGGGGATTCTGTCACGCCGCAAGCGCGTTCTCACGGGGCGTGTCGTGGCATAG
- a CDS encoding response regulator transcription factor → MKRYVLLYGMLGGLLVVLLRYIEYRYIVIEHSIEIYGGLIAVVFVLLGLALGTRITGRPRSVAQPQPVAPVPMSDVPPDGAAREAHRITKRELEILALIAAGLTNREIADRLFVSENTVKTHSSRLFEKLSVNRRTQAVQVGQRLGLIP, encoded by the coding sequence ATGAAGCGATATGTCCTCCTGTATGGCATGCTTGGCGGCCTGCTGGTCGTCCTGCTGCGCTACATCGAGTATCGCTACATCGTCATCGAACATTCCATTGAGATCTACGGCGGCTTGATCGCCGTCGTGTTCGTATTGCTGGGGCTGGCCCTCGGCACGCGGATCACCGGCCGCCCAAGGTCGGTGGCGCAACCTCAGCCCGTCGCGCCGGTCCCGATGTCCGATGTCCCTCCCGACGGAGCGGCGCGCGAGGCGCACCGCATTACCAAGCGCGAACTCGAGATTCTCGCGCTGATCGCGGCCGGCCTGACGAACCGCGAAATCGCCGATCGCCTCTTCGTCAGCGAAAACACCGTCAAGACCCACTCCAGCCGGTTGTTCGAAAAGCTGAGTGTCAATCGACGCACGCAGGCGGTGCAGGTGGGTCAACGCCTGGGACTCATCCCGTAG
- a CDS encoding FAD-dependent oxidoreductase translates to MTKPVILSVDDDPSVLAAIERDLRHRYRADYRIMKAGSPAEGLEAARELAARNTPVALFLVDQRMPGMSGIELLREVMKLHPTARRVLLTAYADTEVAIAGINDIALDHYLMKPWDPPEHRLYPVLDDLLAEWRARVIPSFEGIRLLGSQWSPQSFTAKEFLSRNRVPYEWVDLDQDATARALAESIAGDLTRLPVVLFPDGTHLIAPSQVDLATKAGMQTHANRPFYDVVIVGGGPAGLAHAVYAASEGLRTVIVEAEAPGGQAGTSSMIENYLGFPAGVTGADLAQRASSQARRFGAEVLTGQEVVGLRRDDPYRVVVLADGTELTTYTVIITTGMSAKMLTVPGLESLQGVGVYYGAAMTEAARYRDRDICVIGGANSAGQGALFFSRYARKVTMIIRAPDLAPVMSNYLVERIRATPNIDVVAEVEVDGVQGDTELKAVVLKSVKTNELRTIPLSAMFIFIGVQPHTDAFVDVLECDDAGFVITGTDLPMEHGRPRGWPLARTPYAFETSIPGVFAAGDVRSGANRRVAAAVGEGSAAVYSVHRYLRTV, encoded by the coding sequence GTGACCAAACCTGTCATCCTTTCCGTCGACGATGATCCGTCGGTCCTGGCGGCGATTGAGCGCGACCTGCGACATCGCTATCGCGCCGACTACCGCATCATGAAAGCCGGATCGCCGGCGGAAGGACTTGAGGCGGCCCGTGAACTCGCCGCGCGCAACACCCCGGTGGCGCTCTTTCTGGTGGACCAGCGCATGCCCGGCATGTCAGGCATCGAGCTGCTGCGCGAGGTGATGAAGCTGCACCCGACCGCTCGTCGCGTGCTGCTCACCGCGTACGCGGACACCGAGGTGGCAATTGCCGGCATCAATGACATTGCGCTCGATCACTACCTCATGAAGCCGTGGGATCCGCCGGAGCACCGTTTGTATCCCGTGCTTGATGATCTCCTCGCCGAGTGGCGCGCGCGTGTGATTCCGTCGTTCGAAGGCATCCGTCTGCTGGGTTCGCAGTGGTCGCCGCAGTCATTCACGGCCAAGGAATTTCTCTCGCGCAACCGCGTGCCGTACGAATGGGTTGACCTCGATCAGGACGCCACGGCGCGCGCGCTGGCCGAATCCATCGCCGGTGATCTGACCCGCTTGCCGGTGGTGCTGTTCCCGGATGGAACGCATCTCATTGCGCCGTCCCAGGTGGACCTGGCGACAAAGGCCGGTATGCAGACGCACGCCAATCGCCCGTTCTACGACGTGGTCATCGTCGGCGGAGGGCCGGCTGGCTTGGCGCACGCGGTGTATGCCGCATCGGAAGGGCTGCGCACGGTGATTGTCGAAGCGGAGGCGCCAGGCGGTCAGGCGGGCACCAGCTCAATGATCGAGAACTATCTGGGTTTCCCTGCCGGAGTCACCGGCGCGGACCTCGCACAGCGCGCCAGTTCACAGGCCCGACGCTTCGGCGCAGAAGTGCTCACCGGGCAGGAGGTGGTTGGCCTTCGTCGCGACGACCCCTATCGGGTGGTGGTGCTCGCCGATGGCACGGAACTCACCACCTACACGGTGATCATCACCACCGGCATGAGCGCGAAGATGTTGACTGTTCCTGGCCTCGAGTCGCTGCAAGGCGTTGGGGTGTATTATGGCGCGGCCATGACGGAAGCCGCGCGCTACCGCGACCGTGACATCTGCGTGATTGGAGGAGCCAATTCGGCGGGTCAGGGTGCGCTGTTCTTCTCGCGATACGCGCGCAAGGTCACCATGATCATCCGCGCCCCCGATCTCGCGCCGGTGATGTCCAATTACCTCGTGGAGCGTATCCGTGCGACACCGAACATCGACGTGGTGGCCGAAGTGGAGGTGGACGGCGTGCAGGGCGACACCGAGCTCAAGGCCGTCGTCCTGAAAAGCGTCAAGACCAATGAACTTCGCACGATACCGCTCTCGGCCATGTTCATCTTCATCGGTGTACAACCACACACGGATGCCTTTGTCGATGTGCTGGAATGTGACGATGCGGGATTCGTGATCACGGGCACCGACTTGCCGATGGAGCATGGCAGGCCGCGCGGATGGCCACTGGCCCGCACGCCGTACGCATTCGAGACGAGCATCCCGGGCGTGTTCGCCGCAGGCGACGTGCGCTCGGGGGCCAATCGACGCGTGGCTGCGGCGGTGGGCGAAGGTTCCGCCGCCGTCTATTCCGTGCATCGCTACCTGCGGACGGTCTAG
- a CDS encoding MBL fold metallo-hydrolase: MSRRITLSHLLVVPFLLGAPAAAQPARSTPAPAQAALRKGEIRLTYLGNAGFEITDGNKVILVDPFLTQFARWTPTGPAPEVGPNAFYPPDTVLINQHVKKADYILITHGHPDHALDAGYISRKTGAIIIGHETAANLARAYDVPDTSLITVIGGEDYEFGDFSLRVIPNIHSALDHKQYYNNGRGIVGTAPRGLRAPLRRKDYVEGGNIAYLLRMAGHEVLIMGSMNYIEREMEGLRPDIALVGANSQRLEIHDFTGRLMRALGKPALVIASHADAYGNPNPAPAALADRKRFQQEVAAASPTSRYIFPTWFEPIIVPGRK; the protein is encoded by the coding sequence ATGTCGCGTCGTATCACGTTGAGTCACCTGCTCGTGGTCCCGTTCCTGTTGGGCGCGCCGGCCGCCGCACAGCCCGCGCGATCGACCCCAGCGCCCGCTCAGGCGGCGCTGCGCAAGGGTGAGATTCGCCTGACGTACCTGGGGAACGCCGGGTTCGAGATCACCGACGGCAACAAGGTGATTCTGGTGGACCCGTTCCTCACCCAGTTCGCGCGGTGGACGCCCACCGGTCCGGCGCCGGAGGTGGGGCCCAATGCGTTCTATCCGCCGGACACGGTGCTGATCAACCAGCACGTGAAGAAGGCGGACTATATCCTGATCACGCACGGCCACCCCGATCATGCGCTCGATGCGGGATATATCTCGCGCAAGACGGGCGCCATCATCATCGGGCACGAAACGGCGGCCAATCTGGCGCGCGCCTATGACGTGCCCGATACCTCGCTCATCACGGTGATTGGCGGCGAAGACTACGAATTCGGTGACTTCTCATTGCGCGTGATTCCCAACATTCACAGCGCACTCGATCACAAGCAGTACTACAACAATGGCCGCGGCATCGTCGGCACCGCGCCACGAGGACTGCGCGCGCCGTTACGTCGCAAGGACTACGTGGAGGGTGGAAACATCGCGTATCTGCTGCGTATGGCCGGTCATGAAGTGCTCATCATGGGTTCCATGAATTACATCGAGCGCGAGATGGAGGGGCTGCGGCCGGACATCGCGTTGGTTGGCGCGAACAGCCAGCGACTCGAGATTCATGATTTCACCGGGCGCCTGATGCGCGCACTCGGCAAGCCGGCGCTCGTCATCGCCTCGCACGCAGACGCCTACGGCAATCCCAACCCCGCGCCGGCGGCACTGGCTGACCGGAAGCGCTTCCAGCAGGAGGTTGCCGCTGCGTCGCCGACCAGCCGGTACATCTTCCCGACGTGGTTTGAACCGATCATCGTGCCGGGGCGCAAGTGA
- a CDS encoding tRNA (cytidine(34)-2'-O)-methyltransferase — protein sequence MSLHVVLVHPEIHWNTGNAGRTCLAAGATLHLIEPLGFSLDEREVKRAGLDYWEHVEIRVWPDWDSFERALPSLGEPYFLSTKATRLLWDAPLASASGVVLIFGRETGGLPADPHERYRDRFVGLPIASPRVRSLNLSSSVAIAVYEVLRQRRSGAG from the coding sequence TTGTCCCTCCACGTCGTGCTGGTGCACCCTGAGATCCACTGGAACACCGGGAATGCGGGGCGCACCTGCCTCGCTGCCGGGGCCACCTTGCATCTGATCGAGCCATTGGGCTTTTCGCTCGACGAACGCGAGGTGAAGCGCGCGGGCCTTGACTACTGGGAGCACGTGGAGATCCGGGTGTGGCCCGACTGGGACTCGTTCGAGCGCGCGTTGCCGTCGCTGGGTGAACCGTACTTTCTCTCCACCAAGGCCACGCGGCTGCTGTGGGACGCCCCACTCGCGTCGGCATCCGGGGTCGTGCTCATTTTCGGGCGCGAGACCGGTGGACTGCCCGCCGATCCGCACGAACGGTATCGCGATCGATTCGTGGGTTTGCCCATTGCGTCTCCCCGGGTACGCTCCCTCAACCTGTCGTCGAGCGTGGCGATCGCGGTGTACGAGGTGTTGCGGCAGCGGCGCAGCGGCGCCGGATGA
- a CDS encoding S9 family peptidase codes for MKRLVIAALLVAAPLTAQDTAAARGGRRPVVITDTARARALFVSKSPADLAGCGTNCDANIRQRVQTDSAYEARAKGVMEFRKVTYKSRVDGLEIPAYLFSPLVRKSTGHAALVWVHGGVHSNWGLSMWPFVKDAVDRGYVVITPNYRGSTGYGDVFHKKIDYGGMEVDDALSAVDYLKTVSYVDMDRLGMMGWSHGGFITAHNLFRDGQPFRAGAAIVPVTNLIFRLSDHGPSYARDYAAEEGIQGLPFENVEEYIKRSPVFQAENLKVPMLVHVATNDCDVFFREDQQFVYTLRALKPDLAETKIYINPPQGAGGCGHTFSRRVNATSTARDDSPEQIDSWNRTWTFFEWNLRPLSEIRKDNQEWKKDPRVASPRVPPPQ; via the coding sequence ATGAAACGCCTGGTCATCGCTGCCCTGTTGGTCGCGGCGCCCCTGACGGCACAAGATACCGCCGCGGCCCGCGGCGGACGGCGCCCGGTGGTCATCACCGACACCGCCCGCGCCCGCGCGCTGTTCGTGAGCAAGTCTCCGGCCGATCTCGCCGGGTGCGGCACGAATTGCGACGCCAATATTCGCCAGCGCGTGCAGACCGACAGTGCCTACGAAGCGCGTGCCAAGGGCGTGATGGAATTCCGGAAAGTGACCTACAAGAGTCGCGTGGATGGTCTGGAGATTCCCGCATACCTGTTCTCGCCACTGGTCAGGAAATCCACGGGACACGCGGCGCTGGTCTGGGTGCACGGCGGCGTGCATTCCAACTGGGGGCTGTCGATGTGGCCCTTCGTGAAGGATGCCGTGGACCGTGGCTATGTGGTGATCACACCGAACTACCGCGGCAGCACCGGGTACGGCGACGTCTTTCACAAGAAGATCGACTACGGCGGGATGGAAGTGGACGACGCCCTGTCGGCGGTGGACTACCTGAAGACGGTGAGTTACGTCGACATGGATCGTCTGGGGATGATGGGATGGAGTCACGGCGGTTTCATCACGGCGCACAATCTCTTCCGCGACGGACAACCGTTCCGGGCCGGTGCCGCGATTGTGCCGGTGACGAATCTCATCTTCCGGTTGTCGGACCACGGCCCGTCGTATGCGCGCGACTACGCTGCCGAAGAGGGCATTCAGGGGTTGCCCTTCGAAAACGTCGAGGAGTACATCAAGCGGTCGCCGGTATTCCAGGCGGAGAACCTGAAGGTGCCGATGCTGGTGCACGTGGCCACCAACGATTGCGATGTGTTCTTCCGCGAGGATCAGCAGTTCGTGTACACCCTGCGCGCGCTCAAGCCTGATCTGGCGGAAACCAAGATCTACATCAATCCGCCGCAGGGCGCCGGGGGGTGCGGACACACATTCAGCCGGCGCGTGAATGCCACCAGCACGGCGCGCGACGATTCACCGGAGCAGATTGACTCGTGGAACCGGACGTGGACGTTCTTCGAGTGGAACCTGCGGCCACTCAGCGAGATTCGAAAAGACAATCAGGAGTGGAAGAAGGACCCGCGCGTCGCGAGTCCTCGCGTGCCGCCGCCACAGTAA
- a CDS encoding hydantoinase B/oxoprolinase family protein, with product MSDPRTPFDALELTVFAQSVAMLAEEMGTLLERSAISPNIRERRDASCALFDADGRMVAQAAHIPVHLGAMPESVAAVRAVGAAPGDCFLLNDPSHGGSHLPDLTMVEVIADRADASRIIGYAAVRAHHADVGGLSPGSMPFGATELFQEGIIVPPVRIERNGVAQDDVMRLVLANVRTPSEREGDLRAQRAACKSGREGWQALYARMGAERLGQAVDALLDYTERRVRARLAQLNGARGHAADALEGDGVSDAPIPVVITARIDHSTLFLDLTGTSPAVRGNVNAPPAVARAAAVFVLRVLCDDDVPVNDGVARALQLTIPDDCVANAKRPSAVAAGNVELSQRITDVCFAALSDAAAAVGMFDLPIPACGQGTMNNVTMGAPGWSFYETLGGGQGASVRGNGPDAVHVGMSNTRNTPVESLERAYPLRVVEYSVRRGSGGMGVHRGGDGVVRRYQALVECTATLLTERRRMSPPGASGGGAGQAGVNRLNGVPLPAKCRMTMQPGDVLTIETPGGGGWG from the coding sequence ATGAGTGATCCACGCACGCCGTTCGATGCGCTGGAGTTGACGGTGTTTGCGCAGAGCGTGGCCATGTTGGCTGAGGAGATGGGCACGCTGCTGGAGCGCAGTGCGATTTCGCCGAACATCCGGGAGCGACGTGATGCCTCGTGCGCGCTGTTCGATGCGGACGGGCGCATGGTGGCGCAGGCGGCGCACATTCCCGTGCATCTGGGCGCGATGCCGGAGTCGGTGGCTGCGGTACGCGCCGTCGGTGCGGCGCCCGGCGATTGCTTCCTGCTCAACGATCCTTCGCACGGCGGTTCGCACCTCCCCGATCTCACGATGGTGGAGGTGATTGCCGACCGTGCCGACGCGTCGCGGATCATCGGCTATGCCGCGGTGCGGGCGCATCATGCCGATGTGGGGGGATTGAGCCCCGGCAGCATGCCGTTCGGCGCCACCGAGCTGTTTCAGGAAGGCATCATTGTGCCGCCGGTGCGCATTGAACGGAACGGCGTGGCGCAGGACGACGTGATGCGGCTGGTGCTGGCCAATGTGCGGACACCGTCGGAACGGGAGGGGGATCTGCGTGCGCAGCGGGCTGCCTGCAAGTCGGGCCGCGAAGGATGGCAGGCACTGTATGCCCGAATGGGCGCGGAACGACTGGGGCAGGCCGTGGATGCGCTGCTGGACTACACCGAGCGCCGGGTACGTGCCCGCCTGGCACAACTGAACGGCGCACGCGGACATGCAGCCGACGCACTGGAAGGCGACGGTGTGAGCGACGCGCCGATTCCCGTGGTGATTACGGCACGCATCGACCACTCGACCTTGTTCCTTGATTTGACAGGCACGTCACCGGCGGTACGCGGCAACGTGAATGCGCCGCCGGCGGTGGCGCGCGCGGCGGCGGTCTTCGTGTTGCGCGTATTGTGCGACGACGATGTGCCGGTGAACGACGGCGTGGCGCGCGCACTGCAACTGACCATTCCAGACGACTGCGTGGCGAACGCCAAGCGGCCCAGCGCCGTAGCGGCTGGGAACGTGGAGTTGTCGCAGCGTATCACCGATGTGTGCTTTGCCGCACTCTCCGATGCGGCAGCGGCGGTGGGCATGTTCGATCTGCCCATTCCGGCGTGCGGACAGGGCACCATGAACAACGTGACCATGGGCGCGCCGGGCTGGAGTTTCTATGAAACGCTGGGCGGCGGTCAGGGCGCCAGCGTGCGTGGCAATGGTCCGGACGCGGTGCATGTGGGCATGAGCAACACGCGCAACACGCCGGTGGAATCGCTGGAGCGGGCGTATCCCTTGCGGGTGGTGGAGTATTCCGTGCGGCGCGGCAGCGGCGGCATGGGGGTGCACCGCGGCGGCGACGGCGTGGTGCGTCGCTATCAGGCGCTCGTCGAATGCACGGCTACGTTGCTGACCGAACGCCGACGCATGTCGCCACCCGGCGCGAGTGGTGGTGGCGCCGGGCAGGCGGGTGTGAATCGGTTGAACGGCGTGCCGCTGCCGGCCAAGTGCCGGATGACCATGCAGCCCGGCGACGTGCTGACGATTGAAACGCCGGGCGGTGGTGGGTGGGGGTAG
- a CDS encoding hydantoinase/oxoprolinase family protein — translation MNGPRDSTLTVAAGVDVGGTFTDLAAIAPDGTLQTAKVLSDPDDRATGVLAALQASGIAPSLLAYIAHGTTVVTNLLLERRGARVVACATAGFTDLLELRRQERAALYDLTRHHPAPLVDASDVIPVRERVVPDGVLVALDDAAIADVVIEVIARAPDTVAITLLHAYADHTHEARLADALRQALATVLPHCDVICSHAVLPEIREYERMATTVAEAYARPAVRRYLSGLGDRLQANGFPVPRVMTSAGGTLTAGDAAEHAASLALSGPAGGVTGAAAVARALGISRALTIDIGGTSADVGLIDDGEPLVERGGDVAGVPIALPRVLVEAVAAGGGSIGWIDAGGALRAGPESAGAMPGPAAYGRGGLRPTVTDAHVVLGHIAEGMWSGGVTISAARAREAMAHLATPLGVTIERAAEALLATADATMARALRRVSVERGIDPRDAVLIAFGGGGPLHACGLAERLGMRRIVIPPHAGVLSAIGLALAPERREGVASLVMRADAIDAPWLAERLRSESERLGASDSNAAMARWWIRTRYEGQGYELDVAVKPGDTGVMIAERFVERHVARTGFALDRAVECISLRSAVGGAPWPVQFARPVRDGMLPDDVDDGRAMTRMLEGNCVVRLADATMRVAPGWVARALPIGGWMMELT, via the coding sequence GTGAACGGACCTCGTGACAGTACCCTGACCGTTGCTGCCGGTGTCGATGTTGGCGGCACATTCACCGATCTGGCAGCCATCGCGCCCGATGGCACGTTGCAGACCGCGAAAGTACTCAGCGATCCGGATGATCGCGCGACCGGTGTGCTGGCGGCGCTGCAGGCCTCAGGCATTGCACCGTCATTGCTGGCCTACATTGCGCACGGCACCACGGTGGTCACCAACCTGTTGCTGGAACGGCGCGGGGCGCGTGTGGTGGCGTGCGCCACCGCCGGTTTCACCGACCTGTTGGAGTTGCGGCGACAGGAGCGCGCGGCGCTGTACGACCTCACCCGTCATCATCCGGCGCCGTTGGTGGACGCCAGCGATGTCATTCCGGTGCGCGAACGTGTGGTGCCGGACGGTGTGCTGGTCGCGCTTGATGATGCGGCCATTGCCGATGTCGTAATCGAGGTGATCGCCCGGGCGCCCGATACGGTGGCCATCACGTTGTTGCATGCGTACGCTGACCATACGCACGAAGCGCGTTTGGCCGATGCCCTGCGCCAGGCCCTGGCCACCGTGTTGCCGCACTGTGACGTCATTTGCTCGCATGCGGTGTTGCCGGAGATTCGCGAATACGAGCGCATGGCCACCACGGTGGCCGAGGCCTATGCGCGTCCGGCGGTGCGGCGGTACCTGAGCGGGTTGGGCGACCGCCTGCAGGCCAACGGTTTTCCGGTGCCGCGGGTGATGACCTCGGCTGGCGGCACGCTCACGGCGGGCGATGCGGCTGAACACGCGGCCTCACTGGCGCTGTCCGGCCCCGCCGGTGGCGTTACTGGCGCGGCCGCCGTCGCGCGCGCGTTGGGCATTTCGCGCGCACTCACCATCGACATTGGGGGTACGAGCGCCGACGTCGGGTTGATTGACGACGGGGAGCCTTTGGTTGAACGCGGCGGCGATGTGGCTGGAGTGCCCATCGCGCTGCCACGCGTGCTGGTGGAAGCGGTGGCGGCAGGCGGCGGCAGTATCGGCTGGATTGATGCCGGCGGTGCGCTGCGTGCCGGCCCGGAAAGCGCGGGTGCTATGCCGGGGCCGGCCGCGTATGGGCGCGGGGGCCTGCGTCCAACCGTGACCGATGCGCACGTGGTGCTTGGGCACATCGCGGAAGGGATGTGGAGTGGTGGCGTCACCATCAGTGCGGCGCGTGCGCGGGAAGCGATGGCGCATTTGGCGACCCCGTTGGGGGTGACTATCGAGCGTGCCGCCGAGGCACTGCTGGCCACTGCCGACGCCACGATGGCGCGCGCGCTTCGACGCGTGTCGGTGGAACGTGGTATCGATCCGCGTGACGCGGTGTTGATTGCCTTTGGGGGCGGCGGACCACTGCATGCGTGTGGACTTGCCGAGCGATTGGGGATGCGCCGCATTGTGATTCCGCCGCACGCCGGTGTGCTGAGTGCCATCGGGTTGGCGCTGGCGCCTGAGCGTCGTGAGGGCGTGGCCAGTCTCGTGATGCGCGCCGATGCCATTGACGCACCGTGGCTGGCCGAACGTCTGCGGAGTGAATCGGAACGCCTGGGCGCCAGCGATTCGAATGCCGCGATGGCACGGTGGTGGATTCGCACACGCTACGAGGGTCAGGGGTATGAACTCGATGTGGCCGTCAAACCGGGTGACACGGGTGTCATGATCGCCGAGCGATTTGTCGAACGTCACGTGGCGCGCACCGGTTTTGCATTGGATCGCGCCGTGGAGTGCATCAGTCTGCGCTCGGCGGTTGGGGGTGCGCCGTGGCCGGTGCAGTTTGCCCGTCCAGTCCGAGACGGAATGTTGCCCGATGACGTGGATGACGGCCGCGCGATGACGCGGATGCTGGAGGGCAACTGTGTGGTGCGTTTGGCGGACGCGACCATGCGCGTGGCGCCGGGCTGGGTGGCGCGCGCGCTGCCCATCGGTGGTTGGATGATGGAGTTGACATGA